The following coding sequences lie in one Helicoverpa armigera isolate CAAS_96S chromosome 8, ASM3070526v1, whole genome shotgun sequence genomic window:
- the LOC110383740 gene encoding perilipin-4 isoform X9 translates to MFSGIADKNLGAFRSIGEKTASLFERKKKDAEQVASEKVQEAAHVVEDQVKKAGEIIGGAQKTATDAAGTANDAKHSAIDALDKELSKVSLAAGEAQDAASKALADGKKVVDVTKDTLATTADNTKKAAESAYNTTKDTVSSTIQSTVDTTQKVAQSAIDTGKTYATTARDSVANTVNSTVENTKHAAQTAVDTTKSYVDSAKDTAQSTFQMAYDASVGAAGSAYNMGLSYLESAKDTVASTVDSTKKTAQSTLETGKTYVNSAKDTVQSTINTTIDTTKTAAQTAVETGKTYVNTAKDSVANTVHSTVDTTKNVAAAAVEKGTTMIGTAKESVANTINTTVDTTKNVAAAAVDKGTTLIGSAKDTVASTVDTTKNVAAAAVDKGTTFIGTAKDTVASTAQTTVDSTKNAAASAVNQGSTFIGTAKDNVTSTVQSTVDSTKNAASAAVDKGTTLFGSAKDTVGSTVQTTLDTTKNVAAAAVEKGTTAIGTAKDTVASTIHTTVDTTKNVAAAAVEKGSAMVGTAKDTVASTYQTTVDTTKNVAAAAVEKGTTAIGTAKDTVASTVHTTLDTTKNVAAAAVEKGSAMVGTAKDTVASTIQTTVDTTKNVAAAAVEKGTTAIGTAKETLANTVHSTVDTTKNVAAAAVEKGTNIIGSAKDTVSNTVHSTVDTTKSVASSAVDKGSSLIGSAKDTVTNTFDSTKQAAASAVDTGVSYATSAKDTLANTVHSTVDATKNVTSSVVDKGVSLVGSAKDTVAHTFDATKNAAASAVGTGVSFAASAKDTLANTVHSTVDATKNVASSAVDKGVSFVGSAKDTLASTVDTAKNAAAGAVDTSISFLGSAKDTVANTVHSTVDTTKSAAASVVDKGVSFVGGAKDSVTETLRFKTEEVVEDAVDSAEGLIETNLQGPKDSTENVLSEGVKTVENTADTINTTVDATKKAAEDAKAQAAKAAEDAKEKARLAAKAAEDEAKRVANAAVEESKKAAEKAAADASNAINSTVDNTLKRVETAADEGIKNASNVVDSKLKETDKYLNEKRDHLLSNLSSAVNDASTGATGLLSKGLTAFPK, encoded by the exons ACAAGAACCTTG GGGCGTTCCGAAGCATCGGCGAGAAGACTGCGTCCCTCTTCGAGCGCAAGAAGAAAGATGCCGAGCAAGTGGCTTCTGAGAAGGTGCAGGAAGCTGCCCATGTCGTAGAAGACCAGGTCAAGAAAGCCGGTGAAATCATCGGCGGGGCACAGAAGACCGCTACCGACGCTGCGGGTACTG CTAACGACGCGAAGCACTCAGCCATTGATGCTTTAGACAAGGAGCTGTCGAAGGTATCCCTGGCCGCTGGTGAGGCACAGGACGCGGCCAGCAAGGCTCTCGCTGACGGCAAGAAAGTCGTCGATGTCACTAAAG ACACATTGGCGACCACCGCAGATAACACAAAAAAGGCAGCTGAGTCAGCGTACAACACTACAAAAG atacTGTGTCAAGCACTATTCAAAGTACCGTAGATACCACACAGAAAGTTGCTCAATCGGCTATTGATACCGGCAAAACTTATGCCACAACCGCTAGAG attcaGTCGCTAACACAGTCAATAGTACAGTAGAAAATACAAAACACGCCGCCCAAACGGCTGTAGACACGACAAAGTCTTACGTAGATAGTGCCAAAG ATACTGCCCAAAGTACGTTTCAAATGGCATACGATGCGTCCGTTGGTGCTGCTGGCTCCGCTTATAATATGGGCTTGTCCTATTTAGAGAGTGCtaaag ATACGGTAGCAAGCACAGTAGATAGCACAAAGAAAACTGCACAAAGTACACTAGAAACTGGGAAAACCTACGTCAACTCCGccaaag atACGGTTCAGAGCACAATTAATACGACAATAGATACGACTAAAACTGCTGCCCAAACCGCAGTAGAAACAGGAAAAACATATGTTAACACGGCCAAAG ATAGTGTAGCGAATACAGTTCATTCAACTGTAGATACCACGAAGAATGTGGCGGCAGCCGCTGTAGAGAAGGGCACAACTATGATTGGCACTGCCAAAG AATCCGTAGCAAACACAATAAATACAACTGTGGACACTACTAAAAATGTGGCCGCCGCTGCTGTTGACAAAGGCACAACACTTATTGGCAGTGCTAAag ATACGGTTGCAAGCACAGTAGACACTACTAAAAATGTAGCGGCTGCTGCTGTCGATAAAGGCACTACATTCATTGGCACAGCTAAAG ATACCGTAGCAAGCACTGCACAGACTACAGTAGACTCGACTAAGAACGCTGCCGCATCAGCTGTGAATCAGGGAAGCACATTCATTGGCACTGCCAAAG ATAATGTTACAAGCACAGTGCAATCGACAGTAGACAGTACTAAAAACGCGGCGTCCGCTGCAGTTGACAAGGGCACAACACTTTTTGGTTCAGCTAAAG ATACGGTAGGAAGCACAGTCCAAACTACATTAGATACGACCAAAAATGTAGCTGCCGCTGCTGTAGAAAAAGGCACTACTGCGATTGGCACAGCTAAAG ataCGGTAGCCAGCACAATTCACACTACAGTAGACACAACTAAAAACGTTGCTGCCGCTGCAGTAGAAAAAGGCTCAGCAATGGTTGGCACAGCTAAAG ATACGGTAGCAAGCACATATCAAACCACTGTAGACACAACTAAAAATGTTGCTGCCGCCGCAGTCGAGAAGGGCACTACCGCGATTGGCACAGCTAAAG ACACGGTAGCAAGCACAGTTCACACAACATTAGACACAACTAAAAACGTTGCTGCCGCTGCAGTAGAGAAAGGGTCAGCAATGGTTGGCACAGCTAAAG ATACGGTAGCAAGCACAATTCAAACCACTGTAGACACAACTAAAAATGTCGCTGCCGCTGCAGTCGAGAAGGGCACTACAGCTATTGGCACAGCTAAAG aaacattAGCGAATACTGTACACTCGACTGTAGATACCACTAAAAATGTAGCCGCTGCAGCTGTTGAAAAAGGCACAAACATTATTGGCAGTGCGAAAg ACACAGTGTCAAACACGGTACACAGTACAGTTGACACGACAAAAAGTGTGGCTTCATCTGCAGTTGACAAGGGCTCGTCTCTAATTGGCAGTGCCAAAg ATACCGTAACAAATACATTTGACTCGACAAAACAGGCTGCGGCTTCGGCTGTTGACACTGGCGTATCTTACGCTACGAGTGCCAAAG aCACGCTAGCAAATACCGTTCATAGCACTGTAGATGCAACAAAGAATGTTACATCGTCGGTTGTAGACAAAGGCGTATCTTTAGTAGGAAGTGCCAAAG ATACCGTAGCCCATACTTTTGATGCAACTAAAAACGCAGCCGCTTCTGCAGTTGGTACTGGTGTATCTTTCGCCGCCAGTGCTAAAG ACACGCTAGCAAATACCGTACATAGCACTGTAGATGCAACAAAGAACGTAGCATCATCGGCTGTAGACAAAGGCGTATCTTTCGTAGGAAGTGCCAAAG ATACATTGGCAAGCACTGTAGATACGGCTAAAAATGCGGCAGCTGGTGCCGTAGACACGAGCATTTCATTCTTAGGATCGGCTAAAG ATACGGTTGCAAACACAGTCCACAGCACTGTAGACACAACAAAGTCGGCCGCGGCTTCAGTTGTCGATAAAGGAGTATCTTTTGTCGGAGGTGCTAAAG ATTCAGTAACAGAGACACTACGCTTTAAAACTGAGGAGGTGGTGGAAGATGCCGTAGACTCAGCTGAAG gttTAATAGAAACGAACCTTCAAGGGCCCAAAGATTCTACTGAAAACGTTCTGAGTGAGGGTGTAAAGACAGTCGAAAACACAGCCG ATACGATCAACACCACAGTGGACGCGACTAAGAAGGCCGCCGAAGACGCGAAGGCACAAGCCGCTAAGGCCGCTGAAGACGCGAAGGAGAAGGCCAGACTCGCTGCTAAAGCCGCTGAGGATGAGGCCAAGAGAGTTGCTA ACGCCGCCGTTGAAGAGTCGAAGAAGGCAGCCGAGAAGGCGGCAGCAGACGCCAGCAATGCCATCAACAGCACCGTGGACAACACCCTGAAGAGGGTGGAGACTGCCGCTGATGAGGGCATCAAGAACGCCAGCAATGTTGTCGACTCCAAGCTCAAGGAAACTGACAAGTACCTCAATGAGAAGAGGGATcat CTGCTGTCCAACCTGTCATCAGCCGTCAATGATGCGTCAACAGGCGCCACCGGTCTGCTGAGCAAGGGCCTGACCGCCTTCCCCAAGTAG
- the LOC110383740 gene encoding perilipin-4 isoform X12, with protein MFSGIADKNLGAFRSIGEKTASLFERKKKDAEQVASEKVQEAAHVVEDQVKKAGEIIGGAQKTATDAAGTANDAKHSAIDALDKELSKVSLAAGEAQDAASKALADGKKVVDVTKDTLATTADNTKKAAESAYNTTKDTVSSTIQSTVDTTQKVAQSAIDTGKTYATTARDSVANTVNSTVENTKHAAQTAVDTTKSYVDSAKDTAQSTFQMAYDASVGAAGSAYNMGLSYLESAKDTVASTVDSTKKTAQSTLETGKTYVNSAKDTVQSTINTTIDTTKTAAQTAVETGKTYVNTAKDSVANTVHSTVDTTKNVAAAAVEKGTTMIGTAKESVANTINTTVDTTKNVAAAAVDKGTTLIGSAKDTVASTVDTTKNVAAAAVDKGTTFIGTAKDTVASTAQTTVDSTKNAAASAVNQGSTFIGTAKDNVTSTVQSTVDSTKNAASAAVDKGTTLFGSAKDTVGSTVQTTLDTTKNVAAAAVEKGTTAIGTAKDTVASTIHTTVDTTKNVAAAAVEKGSAMVGTAKDTVASTYQTTVDTTKNVAAAAVEKGTTAIGTAKDTVASTYQTTVDTTKNVAAAAVEKGTTAIGTAKDTVASTVHTTLDTTKNVAAAAVEKGSAMVGTAKETLANTVHSTVDTTKNVAAAAVEKGTNIIGSAKDTVSNTVHSTVDTTKSVASSAVDKGSSLIGSAKDTVTNTFDSTKQAAASAVDTGVSYATSAKDTLANTVHSTVDATKNVTSSVVDKGVSLVGSAKDTVAHTFDATKNAAASAVGTGVSFAASAKDTLANTVHSTVDATKNVASSAVDKGVSFVGSAKDTLASTVDTAKNAAAGAVDTSISFLGSAKDTVANTVHSTVDTTKSAAASVVDKGVSFVGGAKDSVTETLRFKTEEVVEDAVDSAEGLIETNLQGPKDSTENVLSEGVKTVENTADTINTTVDATKKAAEDAKAQAAKAAEDAKEKARLAAKAAEDEAKRVANAAVEESKKAAEKAAADASNAINSTVDNTLKRVETAADEGIKNASNVVDSKLKETDKYLNEKRDHLLSNLSSAVNDASTGATGLLSKGLTAFPK; from the exons ACAAGAACCTTG GGGCGTTCCGAAGCATCGGCGAGAAGACTGCGTCCCTCTTCGAGCGCAAGAAGAAAGATGCCGAGCAAGTGGCTTCTGAGAAGGTGCAGGAAGCTGCCCATGTCGTAGAAGACCAGGTCAAGAAAGCCGGTGAAATCATCGGCGGGGCACAGAAGACCGCTACCGACGCTGCGGGTACTG CTAACGACGCGAAGCACTCAGCCATTGATGCTTTAGACAAGGAGCTGTCGAAGGTATCCCTGGCCGCTGGTGAGGCACAGGACGCGGCCAGCAAGGCTCTCGCTGACGGCAAGAAAGTCGTCGATGTCACTAAAG ACACATTGGCGACCACCGCAGATAACACAAAAAAGGCAGCTGAGTCAGCGTACAACACTACAAAAG atacTGTGTCAAGCACTATTCAAAGTACCGTAGATACCACACAGAAAGTTGCTCAATCGGCTATTGATACCGGCAAAACTTATGCCACAACCGCTAGAG attcaGTCGCTAACACAGTCAATAGTACAGTAGAAAATACAAAACACGCCGCCCAAACGGCTGTAGACACGACAAAGTCTTACGTAGATAGTGCCAAAG ATACTGCCCAAAGTACGTTTCAAATGGCATACGATGCGTCCGTTGGTGCTGCTGGCTCCGCTTATAATATGGGCTTGTCCTATTTAGAGAGTGCtaaag ATACGGTAGCAAGCACAGTAGATAGCACAAAGAAAACTGCACAAAGTACACTAGAAACTGGGAAAACCTACGTCAACTCCGccaaag atACGGTTCAGAGCACAATTAATACGACAATAGATACGACTAAAACTGCTGCCCAAACCGCAGTAGAAACAGGAAAAACATATGTTAACACGGCCAAAG ATAGTGTAGCGAATACAGTTCATTCAACTGTAGATACCACGAAGAATGTGGCGGCAGCCGCTGTAGAGAAGGGCACAACTATGATTGGCACTGCCAAAG AATCCGTAGCAAACACAATAAATACAACTGTGGACACTACTAAAAATGTGGCCGCCGCTGCTGTTGACAAAGGCACAACACTTATTGGCAGTGCTAAag ATACGGTTGCAAGCACAGTAGACACTACTAAAAATGTAGCGGCTGCTGCTGTCGATAAAGGCACTACATTCATTGGCACAGCTAAAG ATACCGTAGCAAGCACTGCACAGACTACAGTAGACTCGACTAAGAACGCTGCCGCATCAGCTGTGAATCAGGGAAGCACATTCATTGGCACTGCCAAAG ATAATGTTACAAGCACAGTGCAATCGACAGTAGACAGTACTAAAAACGCGGCGTCCGCTGCAGTTGACAAGGGCACAACACTTTTTGGTTCAGCTAAAG ATACGGTAGGAAGCACAGTCCAAACTACATTAGATACGACCAAAAATGTAGCTGCCGCTGCTGTAGAAAAAGGCACTACTGCGATTGGCACAGCTAAAG ataCGGTAGCCAGCACAATTCACACTACAGTAGACACAACTAAAAACGTTGCTGCCGCTGCAGTAGAAAAAGGCTCAGCAATGGTTGGCACAGCTAAAG ATACGGTTGCAAGCACATATCAAACCACTGTAGACACAACTAAAAATGTAGCTGCCGCCGCAGTCGAAAAGGGCACTACCGCTATTGGCACAGCTAAAG ATACGGTAGCAAGCACATATCAAACCACTGTAGACACAACTAAAAATGTTGCTGCCGCCGCAGTCGAGAAGGGCACTACCGCGATTGGCACAGCTAAAG ACACGGTAGCAAGCACAGTTCACACAACATTAGACACAACTAAAAACGTTGCTGCCGCTGCAGTAGAGAAAGGGTCAGCAATGGTTGGCACAGCTAAAG aaacattAGCGAATACTGTACACTCGACTGTAGATACCACTAAAAATGTAGCCGCTGCAGCTGTTGAAAAAGGCACAAACATTATTGGCAGTGCGAAAg ACACAGTGTCAAACACGGTACACAGTACAGTTGACACGACAAAAAGTGTGGCTTCATCTGCAGTTGACAAGGGCTCGTCTCTAATTGGCAGTGCCAAAg ATACCGTAACAAATACATTTGACTCGACAAAACAGGCTGCGGCTTCGGCTGTTGACACTGGCGTATCTTACGCTACGAGTGCCAAAG aCACGCTAGCAAATACCGTTCATAGCACTGTAGATGCAACAAAGAATGTTACATCGTCGGTTGTAGACAAAGGCGTATCTTTAGTAGGAAGTGCCAAAG ATACCGTAGCCCATACTTTTGATGCAACTAAAAACGCAGCCGCTTCTGCAGTTGGTACTGGTGTATCTTTCGCCGCCAGTGCTAAAG ACACGCTAGCAAATACCGTACATAGCACTGTAGATGCAACAAAGAACGTAGCATCATCGGCTGTAGACAAAGGCGTATCTTTCGTAGGAAGTGCCAAAG ATACATTGGCAAGCACTGTAGATACGGCTAAAAATGCGGCAGCTGGTGCCGTAGACACGAGCATTTCATTCTTAGGATCGGCTAAAG ATACGGTTGCAAACACAGTCCACAGCACTGTAGACACAACAAAGTCGGCCGCGGCTTCAGTTGTCGATAAAGGAGTATCTTTTGTCGGAGGTGCTAAAG ATTCAGTAACAGAGACACTACGCTTTAAAACTGAGGAGGTGGTGGAAGATGCCGTAGACTCAGCTGAAG gttTAATAGAAACGAACCTTCAAGGGCCCAAAGATTCTACTGAAAACGTTCTGAGTGAGGGTGTAAAGACAGTCGAAAACACAGCCG ATACGATCAACACCACAGTGGACGCGACTAAGAAGGCCGCCGAAGACGCGAAGGCACAAGCCGCTAAGGCCGCTGAAGACGCGAAGGAGAAGGCCAGACTCGCTGCTAAAGCCGCTGAGGATGAGGCCAAGAGAGTTGCTA ACGCCGCCGTTGAAGAGTCGAAGAAGGCAGCCGAGAAGGCGGCAGCAGACGCCAGCAATGCCATCAACAGCACCGTGGACAACACCCTGAAGAGGGTGGAGACTGCCGCTGATGAGGGCATCAAGAACGCCAGCAATGTTGTCGACTCCAAGCTCAAGGAAACTGACAAGTACCTCAATGAGAAGAGGGATcat CTGCTGTCCAACCTGTCATCAGCCGTCAATGATGCGTCAACAGGCGCCACCGGTCTGCTGAGCAAGGGCCTGACCGCCTTCCCCAAGTAG
- the LOC110383740 gene encoding perilipin-4 isoform X7, with protein MFSGIADKNLGAFRSIGEKTASLFERKKKDAEQVASEKVQEAAHVVEDQVKKAGEIIGGAQKTATDAAGTANDAKHSAIDALDKELSKVSLAAGEAQDAASKALADGKKVVDVTKDTLATTADNTKKAAESAYNTTKDTVSSTIQSTVDTTQKVAQSAIDTGKTYATTARDSVANTVNSTVENTKHAAQTAVDTTKSYVDSAKDTAQSTFQMAYDASVGAAGSAYNMGLSYLESAKDTVASTVDSTKKTAQSTLETGKTYVNSAKDTVQSTINTTIDTTKTAAQTAVETGKTYVNTAKDSVANTVHSTVDTTKNVAAAAVEKGTTMIGTAKESVANTINTTVDTTKNVAAAAVDKGTTLIGSAKDTVASTAQTTVDSTKNAAASAVNQGSTFIGTAKDNVTSTVQSTVDSTKNAASAAVDKGTTLFGSAKDTVGSTVQTTLDTTKNVAAAAVEKGTTAIGTAKDTVASTIHTTVDTTKNVAAAAVEKGSAMVGTAKDTVASTYQTTVDTTKNVAAAAVEKGTTAIGTAKDTVASTYQTTVDTTKNVAAAAVEKGTTAIGTAKDTVASTVHTTLDTTKNVAAAAVEKGSAMVGTAKDTVASTIQTTVDTTKNVAAAAVEKGTTAIGTAKETLANTVHSTVDTTKNVAAAAVEKGTNIIGSAKDTVSNTVHSTVDTTKSVASSAVDKGSSLIGSAKDTVTNTFDSTKQAAASAVDTGVSYATSAKDTLANTVHSTVDATKNVTSSVVDKGVSLVGSAKDTVAHTFDATKNAAASAVGTGVSFAASAKDTLANTVHSTVDATKNVASSAVDKGVSFVGSAKDTLASTVDTAKNAAAGAVDTSISFLGSAKDTVANTVHSTVDTTKSAAASVVDKGVSFVGGAKDSVTETLRFKTEEVVEDAVDSAEGLIETNLQGPKDSTENVLSEGVKTVENTADTINTTVDATKKAAEDAKAQAAKAAEDAKEKARLAAKAAEDEAKRVANAAVEESKKAAEKAAADASNAINSTVDNTLKRVETAADEGIKNASNVVDSKLKETDKYLNEKRDHLLSNLSSAVNDASTGATGLLSKGLTAFPK; from the exons ACAAGAACCTTG GGGCGTTCCGAAGCATCGGCGAGAAGACTGCGTCCCTCTTCGAGCGCAAGAAGAAAGATGCCGAGCAAGTGGCTTCTGAGAAGGTGCAGGAAGCTGCCCATGTCGTAGAAGACCAGGTCAAGAAAGCCGGTGAAATCATCGGCGGGGCACAGAAGACCGCTACCGACGCTGCGGGTACTG CTAACGACGCGAAGCACTCAGCCATTGATGCTTTAGACAAGGAGCTGTCGAAGGTATCCCTGGCCGCTGGTGAGGCACAGGACGCGGCCAGCAAGGCTCTCGCTGACGGCAAGAAAGTCGTCGATGTCACTAAAG ACACATTGGCGACCACCGCAGATAACACAAAAAAGGCAGCTGAGTCAGCGTACAACACTACAAAAG atacTGTGTCAAGCACTATTCAAAGTACCGTAGATACCACACAGAAAGTTGCTCAATCGGCTATTGATACCGGCAAAACTTATGCCACAACCGCTAGAG attcaGTCGCTAACACAGTCAATAGTACAGTAGAAAATACAAAACACGCCGCCCAAACGGCTGTAGACACGACAAAGTCTTACGTAGATAGTGCCAAAG ATACTGCCCAAAGTACGTTTCAAATGGCATACGATGCGTCCGTTGGTGCTGCTGGCTCCGCTTATAATATGGGCTTGTCCTATTTAGAGAGTGCtaaag ATACGGTAGCAAGCACAGTAGATAGCACAAAGAAAACTGCACAAAGTACACTAGAAACTGGGAAAACCTACGTCAACTCCGccaaag atACGGTTCAGAGCACAATTAATACGACAATAGATACGACTAAAACTGCTGCCCAAACCGCAGTAGAAACAGGAAAAACATATGTTAACACGGCCAAAG ATAGTGTAGCGAATACAGTTCATTCAACTGTAGATACCACGAAGAATGTGGCGGCAGCCGCTGTAGAGAAGGGCACAACTATGATTGGCACTGCCAAAG AATCCGTAGCAAACACAATAAATACAACTGTGGACACTACTAAAAATGTGGCCGCCGCTGCTGTTGACAAAGGCACAACACTTATTGGCAGTGCTAAag ATACCGTAGCAAGCACTGCACAGACTACAGTAGACTCGACTAAGAACGCTGCCGCATCAGCTGTGAATCAGGGAAGCACATTCATTGGCACTGCCAAAG ATAATGTTACAAGCACAGTGCAATCGACAGTAGACAGTACTAAAAACGCGGCGTCCGCTGCAGTTGACAAGGGCACAACACTTTTTGGTTCAGCTAAAG ATACGGTAGGAAGCACAGTCCAAACTACATTAGATACGACCAAAAATGTAGCTGCCGCTGCTGTAGAAAAAGGCACTACTGCGATTGGCACAGCTAAAG ataCGGTAGCCAGCACAATTCACACTACAGTAGACACAACTAAAAACGTTGCTGCCGCTGCAGTAGAAAAAGGCTCAGCAATGGTTGGCACAGCTAAAG ATACGGTTGCAAGCACATATCAAACCACTGTAGACACAACTAAAAATGTAGCTGCCGCCGCAGTCGAAAAGGGCACTACCGCTATTGGCACAGCTAAAG ATACGGTAGCAAGCACATATCAAACCACTGTAGACACAACTAAAAATGTTGCTGCCGCCGCAGTCGAGAAGGGCACTACCGCGATTGGCACAGCTAAAG ACACGGTAGCAAGCACAGTTCACACAACATTAGACACAACTAAAAACGTTGCTGCCGCTGCAGTAGAGAAAGGGTCAGCAATGGTTGGCACAGCTAAAG ATACGGTAGCAAGCACAATTCAAACCACTGTAGACACAACTAAAAATGTCGCTGCCGCTGCAGTCGAGAAGGGCACTACAGCTATTGGCACAGCTAAAG aaacattAGCGAATACTGTACACTCGACTGTAGATACCACTAAAAATGTAGCCGCTGCAGCTGTTGAAAAAGGCACAAACATTATTGGCAGTGCGAAAg ACACAGTGTCAAACACGGTACACAGTACAGTTGACACGACAAAAAGTGTGGCTTCATCTGCAGTTGACAAGGGCTCGTCTCTAATTGGCAGTGCCAAAg ATACCGTAACAAATACATTTGACTCGACAAAACAGGCTGCGGCTTCGGCTGTTGACACTGGCGTATCTTACGCTACGAGTGCCAAAG aCACGCTAGCAAATACCGTTCATAGCACTGTAGATGCAACAAAGAATGTTACATCGTCGGTTGTAGACAAAGGCGTATCTTTAGTAGGAAGTGCCAAAG ATACCGTAGCCCATACTTTTGATGCAACTAAAAACGCAGCCGCTTCTGCAGTTGGTACTGGTGTATCTTTCGCCGCCAGTGCTAAAG ACACGCTAGCAAATACCGTACATAGCACTGTAGATGCAACAAAGAACGTAGCATCATCGGCTGTAGACAAAGGCGTATCTTTCGTAGGAAGTGCCAAAG ATACATTGGCAAGCACTGTAGATACGGCTAAAAATGCGGCAGCTGGTGCCGTAGACACGAGCATTTCATTCTTAGGATCGGCTAAAG ATACGGTTGCAAACACAGTCCACAGCACTGTAGACACAACAAAGTCGGCCGCGGCTTCAGTTGTCGATAAAGGAGTATCTTTTGTCGGAGGTGCTAAAG ATTCAGTAACAGAGACACTACGCTTTAAAACTGAGGAGGTGGTGGAAGATGCCGTAGACTCAGCTGAAG gttTAATAGAAACGAACCTTCAAGGGCCCAAAGATTCTACTGAAAACGTTCTGAGTGAGGGTGTAAAGACAGTCGAAAACACAGCCG ATACGATCAACACCACAGTGGACGCGACTAAGAAGGCCGCCGAAGACGCGAAGGCACAAGCCGCTAAGGCCGCTGAAGACGCGAAGGAGAAGGCCAGACTCGCTGCTAAAGCCGCTGAGGATGAGGCCAAGAGAGTTGCTA ACGCCGCCGTTGAAGAGTCGAAGAAGGCAGCCGAGAAGGCGGCAGCAGACGCCAGCAATGCCATCAACAGCACCGTGGACAACACCCTGAAGAGGGTGGAGACTGCCGCTGATGAGGGCATCAAGAACGCCAGCAATGTTGTCGACTCCAAGCTCAAGGAAACTGACAAGTACCTCAATGAGAAGAGGGATcat CTGCTGTCCAACCTGTCATCAGCCGTCAATGATGCGTCAACAGGCGCCACCGGTCTGCTGAGCAAGGGCCTGACCGCCTTCCCCAAGTAG